From Etheostoma spectabile isolate EspeVRDwgs_2016 chromosome 19, UIUC_Espe_1.0, whole genome shotgun sequence, the proteins below share one genomic window:
- the rbm14b gene encoding RNA-binding protein 14b isoform X2 (The sequence of the model RefSeq protein was modified relative to this genomic sequence to represent the inferred CDS: added 35 bases not found in genome assembly) has product MSLCTAVHPVFSAMDKSHTVKLFVGNLALDTTQEELSAIFEPYGQVVSCSVLRQFAFVHLQGEGAAERAIRELNGREFRGRNLVVEESRGRPLHSTKVFVGNLSGMCTTEDLQQLFQTFGKVLECDKVKGYAFVHMENKEDALQAIEALHGTSFKGRPLSVELSKVQPSKQAPTGKIPCVNCGKQGHYAGECPVGKPSLEQYQSQAAVLAAAAAAAAGLPLQVQQSVHNSVYNTSTFDPTYAALTGITTGTRTDGNPVNPAVYGALASQVYGANVASQLYGTVANQAALTSGATQMYSTMTPNIYGQMAANAAAAYSPQVYTPTMANSHVYLTAAHGIEMQTAAAAVNPAYTVSPAIYGAGAPAYAHISAMGAADPTTAIFEAARQAHYFAQGQQVMADQQTVAAAAAAAVAKSGERDRSPLRRSVPLLPDPVMKPFMYQRAKPRRPLLPTPAGRAAEEAAEAAEDPMARYYAEYYQQLQQYPQFQYAYPPPSAVTAIAGMPGVSAVPTVSAMSAQSVAALEALRPVVPTAAAMAAAMAAPRVYEPPLPPPTRKEAILRRPELSLHTPEPPFR; this is encoded by the exons CGCCATGGACAAGAGCCACACAGTGAAGCTCTTCGTGGGCAACCTGGCGTTGGACACCACCCAGGAGGAGCTGTCGGCCATCTTTGAACCCTACGGCCAGGTGGTTAGCTGCAGTGTGTTGCGACAGTTTGCCTTCGTCCACCTGCAGGGTGAGGGTGCGGCGGAGCGAGCCATCCGGGAGCTCAATGGACGCGAGTTTCGTGGACGGAATTTGGTAGTGGAGGAGTCGAGGGGTAGGCCGTTGCACTCCACCAAGGTGTTTGTGGGTAATCTGAGTGGGATGTGCACCACAGAGGACCTACAGCAGCTGTTCCAGACATTTGGAAAAGTTCTTGAGTGTGATAAAGTCAAAG GCTATGCCTTTGTCCACATGGAAAACAAGGAAGACGCGCTCCAGGCCATCGAGGCCCTGCATGGCACCTCGTTTAAGGGCCGCCCCCTGTCTGTAGAGCTATCCAAGGTCCAGCCTAGCAAGCAAGCACCTACAGGAAAAATCCCCTGTGTTAACTGTGGAAAGCAGGGCCACTATGCGGGAGAGTGCCCTGTGGGAAAGCCTTCTTTGGAGCAGTACCAGAGTCAGGCAGCGGTCCTggccgccgccgccgctgcAGCCGCCGGCCTGCCACTACAGGTCCAACAAAGCGTGCACAATTCAGTCTACAACACCTCCACGTTTGATCCCACGTATGCGGCTCTCACTGGGATCACCACAGGCACACGCACTGATGGAAACCCAGTGAATCCAGCGGTTTATGGTGCCCTTGCCAGCCAGGTGTATGGTGCTAATGTTGCCAGTCAGCTTTATGGAACGGTGGCCAATCAGGCAGCTCTGACATCAGGCGCCACCCAAATGTACAGCACGATGACTCCCAACATCTATGGCCAGATGGCTGCAAATGCCGCTGCTGCCTACTCACCTCAAGTTTATACCCCAACTATGGCCAACTCCCACGTCTATCTGACTGCAGCTCATGGAATAGAAATGCAGACAGCGGCAGCTGCAGTCAACCCTGCCTACACTGTATCTCCAGCAATTTATGGTGCTGGCGCACCAGCCTACGCTCATATAAGCGCCATGGGAGCAGCGGACCCTACTACAGCCATCTTTGAGGCAGCCAGACAGGCACATTACTTTGCCCAGGGCCAACAGGTAATGGCTGACCAGCAGACGGTGGCTGCCGCAGCAGCAGCGGCTGTGGCAAAGTCTGGTGAGAGGGACCGTAGTCCCCTACGGAGGTCAGTACCTCTGCTTCCAGACCCAGTGATGAAGCCGTTCATGTACCAGAGAGCCAAGCCGCGCCGACCCCTACTCCCTACGCCAGCTGGCCGAGCGGCAGAAGAGGCTGCAGAGGCGGCAGAGGACCCCATGGCCAG GTACTATGCGGAGTACtaccagcagctgcagcagtacCCCCAGTTCCAGTATGCCTACCCACCACCGAGCGCAGTGACCGCCATCGCTGGCATGCCGGGAGTGTCAGCAGTCCCTACTGTTTCCGCGATGTCCGCCCAGTCCGTAGCTGCGCTGGAAGCCCTCAGGCCAGTGGTTCCCACCGCTGCGGCAATGGCAGCTGCCATGGCTGCGCCAAGGGTGTATGAGCCGCCGTTGCCGCCGCCCACGCGCAAGGAGGCCATCCTCCGCCGCCCCGAACTCTCCCTTCACACGCCTGAGCCCCCCTTCCGATAG
- the rbm14b gene encoding RNA-binding protein 14b isoform X1 (The sequence of the model RefSeq protein was modified relative to this genomic sequence to represent the inferred CDS: added 35 bases not found in genome assembly), which produces MSLCTAVHPVFSAMDKSHTVKLFVGNLALDTTQEELSAIFEPYGQVVSCSVLRQFAFVHLQGEGAAERAIRELNGREFRGRNLVVEESRGRPLHSTKVFVGNLSGMCTTEDLQQLFQTFGKVLECDKVKARHSSSAGYAFVHMENKEDALQAIEALHGTSFKGRPLSVELSKVQPSKQAPTGKIPCVNCGKQGHYAGECPVGKPSLEQYQSQAAVLAAAAAAAAGLPLQVQQSVHNSVYNTSTFDPTYAALTGITTGTRTDGNPVNPAVYGALASQVYGANVASQLYGTVANQAALTSGATQMYSTMTPNIYGQMAANAAAAYSPQVYTPTMANSHVYLTAAHGIEMQTAAAAVNPAYTVSPAIYGAGAPAYAHISAMGAADPTTAIFEAARQAHYFAQGQQVMADQQTVAAAAAAAVAKSGERDRSPLRRSVPLLPDPVMKPFMYQRAKPRRPLLPTPAGRAAEEAAEAAEDPMARYYAEYYQQLQQYPQFQYAYPPPSAVTAIAGMPGVSAVPTVSAMSAQSVAALEALRPVVPTAAAMAAAMAAPRVYEPPLPPPTRKEAILRRPELSLHTPEPPFR; this is translated from the exons CGCCATGGACAAGAGCCACACAGTGAAGCTCTTCGTGGGCAACCTGGCGTTGGACACCACCCAGGAGGAGCTGTCGGCCATCTTTGAACCCTACGGCCAGGTGGTTAGCTGCAGTGTGTTGCGACAGTTTGCCTTCGTCCACCTGCAGGGTGAGGGTGCGGCGGAGCGAGCCATCCGGGAGCTCAATGGACGCGAGTTTCGTGGACGGAATTTGGTAGTGGAGGAGTCGAGGGGTAGGCCGTTGCACTCCACCAAGGTGTTTGTGGGTAATCTGAGTGGGATGTGCACCACAGAGGACCTACAGCAGCTGTTCCAGACATTTGGAAAAGTTCTTGAGTGTGATAAAGTCAAAG CCAGGCATTCCTCTTCCGCAGGCTATGCCTTTGTCCACATGGAAAACAAGGAAGACGCGCTCCAGGCCATCGAGGCCCTGCATGGCACCTCGTTTAAGGGCCGCCCCCTGTCTGTAGAGCTATCCAAGGTCCAGCCTAGCAAGCAAGCACCTACAGGAAAAATCCCCTGTGTTAACTGTGGAAAGCAGGGCCACTATGCGGGAGAGTGCCCTGTGGGAAAGCCTTCTTTGGAGCAGTACCAGAGTCAGGCAGCGGTCCTggccgccgccgccgctgcAGCCGCCGGCCTGCCACTACAGGTCCAACAAAGCGTGCACAATTCAGTCTACAACACCTCCACGTTTGATCCCACGTATGCGGCTCTCACTGGGATCACCACAGGCACACGCACTGATGGAAACCCAGTGAATCCAGCGGTTTATGGTGCCCTTGCCAGCCAGGTGTATGGTGCTAATGTTGCCAGTCAGCTTTATGGAACGGTGGCCAATCAGGCAGCTCTGACATCAGGCGCCACCCAAATGTACAGCACGATGACTCCCAACATCTATGGCCAGATGGCTGCAAATGCCGCTGCTGCCTACTCACCTCAAGTTTATACCCCAACTATGGCCAACTCCCACGTCTATCTGACTGCAGCTCATGGAATAGAAATGCAGACAGCGGCAGCTGCAGTCAACCCTGCCTACACTGTATCTCCAGCAATTTATGGTGCTGGCGCACCAGCCTACGCTCATATAAGCGCCATGGGAGCAGCGGACCCTACTACAGCCATCTTTGAGGCAGCCAGACAGGCACATTACTTTGCCCAGGGCCAACAGGTAATGGCTGACCAGCAGACGGTGGCTGCCGCAGCAGCAGCGGCTGTGGCAAAGTCTGGTGAGAGGGACCGTAGTCCCCTACGGAGGTCAGTACCTCTGCTTCCAGACCCAGTGATGAAGCCGTTCATGTACCAGAGAGCCAAGCCGCGCCGACCCCTACTCCCTACGCCAGCTGGCCGAGCGGCAGAAGAGGCTGCAGAGGCGGCAGAGGACCCCATGGCCAG GTACTATGCGGAGTACtaccagcagctgcagcagtacCCCCAGTTCCAGTATGCCTACCCACCACCGAGCGCAGTGACCGCCATCGCTGGCATGCCGGGAGTGTCAGCAGTCCCTACTGTTTCCGCGATGTCCGCCCAGTCCGTAGCTGCGCTGGAAGCCCTCAGGCCAGTGGTTCCCACCGCTGCGGCAATGGCAGCTGCCATGGCTGCGCCAAGGGTGTATGAGCCGCCGTTGCCGCCGCCCACGCGCAAGGAGGCCATCCTCCGCCGCCCCGAACTCTCCCTTCACACGCCTGAGCCCCCCTTCCGATAG
- the ccs gene encoding copper chaperone for superoxide dismutase, producing the protein MAAAVGRYSWFVSVSRKVGSYLFNSSLFIAQAATCTNKMDSVKPTKLEFAVQMTCESCAVKVRAALEGKPGVTSVSVDVGKEQVLVESSLTSAEVQALIESTGRRAVLKGIGGSEQDLGSAVAMLAGVGNIQGVVRFLQLSEERCLIDGTIDGLEPGPHGLHVHTLGDLTLGCLSCGEHYNPFGRQHGGPGDSERHVGDLGNIVAGPDGRASFRQEDRQLKVWDVIGRSLVVDAAEDDMGRGNHPLSKQTGNSGERLACGIIARSAGLFQNPKQICACDGVTLWEERDRPIAGEGRSKANTETPAAHL; encoded by the exons ATGGCGGCGGCCGTTGGCAGGTATAGCTGGTTCGTTTCCGTTTCTAGAAAAGTGGGAAGTTATCTATTCAATTCATCACTTTTCATCGCCCAGGCGGCGACGTGCACTAACAAGATGGACTCTGTGAAACCAACCAAG CTGGAGTTTGCAGTGCAGATGACATGTGAGAGCTGCGCAGTTAAAGTCAGAGCTGCTCTGGAGGGTAAACCAG GAGTGACGTCTGTCAGTGTCGATGTCGGTAAGGAGCAGGTGTTGGTAGAATCGTCTCTGACCAGTGCAGAAGTGCAGGCTCTGATAGAGAGCACTGGACGCAGGGCTGTGCTGAAAGGCATCGGAGGATCAGAGCAAG ACCTGGGTTCAGCAGTGGCCATGCTGGCTGGTGTGGGAAACATCCAGGGGGTGGTGCGTTTCCTGCAGCTGTCTGAGGAGCGTTGCTTGATCGATGGGACAATCGATGGGTTGGAGCCTGGACCCCACGGCCTCCATGTCCACACCCTGGGGGACCTCACACTTGGCTGTCTCAG ttGTGGAGAGCACTATAACCCCTTTGGAAGACAACACGGTGGTCCAGGGGACTCTGAAAGG CATGTAGGCGATCTGGGAAATATTGTCGCCGGACCAGATGGCAGAGCCTCATTTAGACAAGAGGATCGTCAGCTAAAg GTATGGGATGTGATTGGCCGATCGTTGGTGGTGGATGCAGCGGAGGACGACATGGGTCGAGGAAATCACCCTCTCTCCAAACAGACTGGGAACTCTGGGGAAAG ACTGGCCTGTGGGATCATCGCCCGATCAGCAGGTCTTTTCCAAAACCCCAAACAGATTTGTGCCTGTGACGGGGTCACGCTgtgggaggagagagacaggcCGATTGCTGGCGAAGGTCGAAGCAaggccaacacagagacaccgGCAGCACACCTCTGA